A genome region from Thermomicrobiales bacterium includes the following:
- a CDS encoding IclR family transcriptional regulator C-terminal domain-containing protein, whose translation MIASSWGGDRRTQIDSLVLLPKTPQTITSPIPLERELDSVRLRGYSVDDEEIETGARCVGAPVFDHTGACVGAISVSGPTIRMTEDRIPRIAPGVRRAAAAISERLGYRS comes from the coding sequence TTGATCGCGAGTAGTTGGGGCGGCGACCGGCGAACGCAGATCGATTCGCTCGTCTTGCTGCCGAAGACGCCACAAACGATTACCAGCCCAATCCCGCTCGAACGCGAGCTGGACTCGGTCCGTCTTCGAGGCTATTCCGTCGATGACGAGGAAATCGAGACAGGCGCCCGGTGTGTCGGGGCGCCTGTTTTCGATCATACCGGAGCATGTGTCGGGGCGATCAGTGTTTCCGGTCCGACCATCCGAATGACCGAGGACCGGATTCCACGCATCGCCCCGGGCGTGCGCCGGGCTGCCGCCGCAATAAGTGAGCGGCTGGGGTATCGCTCCTGA